A part of Halodesulfovibrio marinisediminis DSM 17456 genomic DNA contains:
- a CDS encoding M14 family metallopeptidase: MRLLLSFILITLTAISAFAQNPLDFSLHKLGNDPNGPTILVVGGIQGDEPGGFSAAGMLVSHYEITKGNVWVVPNLNFLSIIKSSRGSYGDMNRKFAALDKNDPDYRSVQRIKEIIRNEQVDLVLNLHDGSGFYNPKYLDKLHNPRFWGQCVIIDQKDIEHPLFGNLEVMAESAVKKVNAGLLKKSDKFHLKNTRTREGDHEMEKSLTYFAVRHGKPAFGIEASKSFRTPTRTYYHLSVLESFLKQAGIEFSRDFDMNPRSIKQAMFSQVTLALYGGKLQLDLDNVRKYLNYVPMNKSLASKFEASKPLLTMVDAPNGYKIYYGNRNLTNLLPQFFEFDDSLSSLQVVVDGRSQEVPMGTIIDVDSHFSVNSLKGYRVNIIGYVAPNKGAESDVLVRKEDLTTRFSLDKSGRIYRVETYRGDKFSGMVLVRFTNNNAVASR, from the coding sequence ATGCGACTGTTACTATCTTTCATCCTTATTACTCTGACCGCGATTTCAGCTTTTGCGCAAAATCCATTGGATTTTTCATTGCATAAGCTCGGTAATGATCCCAATGGGCCGACAATTCTTGTTGTTGGTGGAATTCAAGGTGATGAGCCGGGTGGCTTTAGCGCTGCGGGAATGCTTGTATCTCATTATGAAATCACTAAAGGTAATGTATGGGTTGTTCCTAACTTAAATTTTTTAAGCATTATTAAAAGTTCTCGTGGTTCATATGGTGATATGAATCGTAAATTTGCGGCGCTGGATAAGAATGATCCAGATTACCGTTCAGTACAGCGGATAAAAGAGATTATTCGTAATGAGCAGGTTGATCTTGTTCTTAACCTGCATGATGGCAGCGGGTTTTATAATCCAAAGTACTTAGATAAGCTTCATAACCCTCGATTCTGGGGGCAGTGCGTCATTATTGATCAGAAAGATATTGAGCATCCGTTGTTCGGAAATTTGGAAGTGATGGCTGAATCTGCTGTAAAAAAGGTAAATGCAGGTTTGCTTAAGAAAAGCGATAAGTTCCATTTAAAAAACACCCGTACGCGTGAAGGTGACCATGAAATGGAGAAGTCGCTTACGTACTTTGCTGTTAGGCATGGTAAGCCTGCCTTTGGTATCGAGGCTAGCAAGTCGTTCCGAACACCCACACGTACTTACTACCATCTATCCGTGCTTGAGTCATTTTTGAAACAGGCGGGTATCGAGTTTTCCCGTGATTTTGATATGAATCCACGTTCGATTAAGCAGGCCATGTTCAGCCAGGTAACGCTTGCTCTTTATGGAGGTAAGCTTCAGCTCGATCTCGACAATGTTCGCAAGTATCTTAATTACGTTCCCATGAACAAAAGTCTAGCCAGCAAGTTTGAAGCATCCAAGCCGTTGTTAACCATGGTTGATGCCCCCAATGGGTATAAAATATACTATGGAAATAGGAACTTGACGAATTTGTTGCCTCAATTTTTTGAGTTTGACGATAGCCTCTCATCTTTGCAGGTAGTTGTAGACGGACGTTCACAGGAAGTGCCTATGGGCACTATTATTGACGTGGACAGTCATTTCAGCGTTAACTCACTTAAAGGGTATCGCGTTAACATTATCGGGTACGTTGCACCGAATAAAGGTGCAGAGTCTGACGTGCTTGTGCGCAAAGAAGATCTTACAACACGTTTTTCGCTCGACAAAAGCGGTCGTATTTACCGTGTTGAAACATACCGTGGTGATAAGTTCTCCGGTATGGTGCTTGTCAGGTTTACTAACAACAACGCTGTTGCTAGTCGCTAG
- the recR gene encoding recombination mediator RecR: MQQLPEPLKVLVGQLSKLPGLGPKSAQRLAMTLLKWPEKQTRDLGQNIHDLRDKLHLCDRCGALSDTDPCAICINESRATDTLCIVPEWDAMLALEEGGFYNGQYFIIGGLIAPLENVTPEQLELDKLKQRLLEGSITEIIFALGTTIEAENTVSYIKELVKREFPHINVSRLAQGIPLGSDVKFVDKATLRQSLNYRQKL; the protein is encoded by the coding sequence GTGCAACAGCTTCCTGAACCGCTTAAAGTTCTAGTTGGACAGCTCTCCAAGCTGCCGGGGCTCGGTCCTAAGTCCGCACAACGGCTTGCAATGACGCTACTTAAGTGGCCGGAAAAGCAAACCCGCGATCTTGGACAGAATATCCATGATCTGCGAGACAAGCTGCACCTATGCGACAGATGTGGTGCTTTGTCAGATACCGACCCTTGTGCCATTTGCATCAACGAAAGCCGTGCAACAGATACCCTGTGTATCGTTCCGGAATGGGATGCTATGCTCGCACTTGAAGAAGGCGGCTTCTACAACGGGCAGTACTTTATCATCGGCGGCCTCATCGCACCGTTGGAAAATGTTACTCCCGAACAGCTGGAGCTGGATAAACTGAAACAGCGCCTTCTCGAAGGCAGCATTACCGAGATTATCTTCGCACTTGGCACTACCATTGAAGCGGAAAACACCGTCTCCTACATCAAGGAGCTCGTAAAACGGGAGTTCCCGCACATCAATGTCAGCCGACTGGCGCAAGGTATTCCTCTCGGTTCAGACGTAAAGTTTGTGGATAAAGCAACGCTACGGCAATCGCTGAATTACAGGCAGAAACTGTAA
- a CDS encoding class I fructose-bisphosphate aldolase gives MIGMYRRRERLLSTENNSKPVIVSFEQSRMDGGFTSSVSASACVDTISKHPLNSLLVSGGFARTYGLTFPSSLPLVVQLSLASKHAVPSWNRTVVCSVLEALRSGADAVALQLAIGNEYEEKMLLDFGSISEEAHSYGLPVLLSIYAKGDRIVQEYDRALIADSIMLGSELGADIIAVPYSGHPESFAQAITEASAPVLLTGTHGAATFDGYCTSVENGLACGADGVIVPFQILPKDKQIESLERIQSIAKLPEESKEDDV, from the coding sequence ATGATCGGTATGTATCGTAGAAGAGAACGTCTGCTTTCAACAGAAAACAACTCAAAACCTGTTATTGTTTCTTTTGAACAGTCTCGGATGGACGGTGGTTTTACTTCATCTGTATCTGCGTCCGCCTGCGTTGATACCATTAGCAAGCATCCTCTTAACTCGCTTCTCGTTTCCGGAGGATTTGCACGAACCTATGGGCTCACATTTCCCTCTTCACTTCCGCTTGTTGTACAGCTTTCTTTAGCAAGCAAGCATGCAGTGCCGTCTTGGAACCGCACGGTTGTCTGCTCTGTTCTTGAAGCCTTACGTTCCGGAGCCGATGCCGTTGCTCTGCAACTTGCTATAGGCAATGAATATGAAGAAAAGATGCTTCTGGACTTCGGTAGTATTAGCGAGGAGGCTCATTCTTATGGTTTGCCTGTACTCCTTTCAATTTACGCTAAAGGTGACCGCATCGTTCAAGAGTATGACCGCGCGCTTATCGCAGATTCAATAATGCTTGGCAGTGAGCTCGGTGCAGACATTATAGCTGTTCCTTACTCTGGGCATCCGGAAAGCTTTGCACAGGCTATTACTGAAGCAAGCGCGCCTGTGCTTTTAACAGGTACCCATGGAGCTGCAACATTTGATGGCTACTGCACGTCCGTCGAAAACGGTCTTGCCTGCGGTGCTGACGGCGTTATTGTGCCTTTCCAGATTCTTCCTAAGGATAAGCAGATTGAAAGCTTAGAACGCATTCAGAGCATTGCAAAGCTGCCTGAGGAGTCTAAGGAAGACGATGTTTAA
- a CDS encoding M15 family metallopeptidase, with translation MTIPCDVLAAPLLEKKPQEKRGQFDLHVRDYISKMSHFDSVHPDDIVLMGDDLALLKACTAKLTRVMRTVGYGNFNLISIDEAFTFGKQYSRIGAFSEKEKVFLEKVFYYDASKLGFYGDKPITAFTQKINRKNVIKIRYSGHYLFKGHPYEVWKEIKSALSSDVILTSGVRGVVKQFHLFLMKASSNGGNLSLASRSLAPPGYSFHGISDFDVGQRKYGKFNFTSRFTETRVFSKLNELGYLTLRYPRGNLLGVRYEPWHVKVSS, from the coding sequence ATGACAATACCATGCGATGTGCTTGCTGCACCGTTGCTTGAGAAAAAGCCTCAAGAAAAACGCGGACAGTTTGATTTGCATGTAAGAGACTACATTTCCAAGATGAGTCATTTTGATTCTGTACATCCTGATGACATTGTGCTGATGGGTGACGACTTGGCATTGCTTAAAGCGTGTACTGCAAAGCTTACTCGCGTAATGCGTACTGTAGGATACGGAAATTTTAACCTTATCAGTATTGATGAGGCGTTTACTTTTGGGAAACAATATTCACGTATTGGCGCGTTTTCCGAGAAAGAAAAAGTATTTCTTGAAAAGGTTTTTTACTATGATGCCAGTAAATTAGGTTTTTATGGTGATAAGCCTATTACTGCATTTACACAGAAAATTAATCGGAAGAATGTCATTAAAATTCGCTACAGCGGGCACTATCTCTTTAAGGGACACCCATATGAGGTATGGAAAGAGATTAAAAGTGCCCTTTCTTCTGATGTAATTCTGACATCAGGTGTGCGCGGAGTTGTGAAGCAGTTCCACCTGTTTCTGATGAAAGCGAGCAGTAACGGTGGCAACTTGTCTTTGGCTTCGCGATCACTGGCTCCTCCAGGCTATTCCTTTCATGGCATCAGTGATTTTGATGTGGGACAGAGAAAATACGGTAAGTTTAACTTTACCTCACGTTTCACAGAGACACGCGTCTTCAGCAAATTAAACGAACTTGGTTATTTGACACTGCGTTACCCCAGAGGAAATCTGCTGGGAGTACGGTACGAACCCTGGCATGTTAAGGTAAGCTCATAA
- a CDS encoding YbaB/EbfC family nucleoid-associated protein → MRGMNDMLRQAQMLQKKMTKLQDELAEREVTGTAGGGMITVVCTGKQEIRSITIDKNAVDPEDVEMLQDLVLAATNDALRKSKEMAESEMGALTGGMNIPGMF, encoded by the coding sequence ATGCGTGGAATGAACGATATGCTTCGTCAGGCTCAGATGCTTCAGAAAAAAATGACCAAACTTCAGGACGAACTTGCAGAACGTGAAGTAACCGGCACTGCTGGCGGCGGCATGATCACCGTTGTATGTACCGGTAAGCAAGAAATCCGTTCTATTACTATCGACAAAAACGCTGTAGACCCTGAAGACGTAGAAATGCTGCAGGATCTCGTACTTGCTGCAACCAACGACGCACTTCGCAAGTCCAAAGAAATGGCTGAAAGCGAAATGGGCGCCCTTACCGGCGGCATGAACATCCCAGGCATGTTCTAA
- a CDS encoding DUF4911 domain-containing protein → MAKKRTRKPRPPLPAPSWSSMLYAKIEKKYIGMFRFLLEAQDNLGYASVVDNYDCVLKITFSPHQEREMRAFLKGMQQTIPFEVFERPMD, encoded by the coding sequence ATGGCTAAAAAACGTACTAGAAAACCACGTCCACCTTTACCAGCACCTAGCTGGTCCAGCATGCTGTATGCAAAAATCGAAAAGAAATACATCGGCATGTTTCGCTTTCTGCTCGAAGCACAAGACAACCTCGGCTACGCATCCGTAGTCGATAACTACGACTGCGTGCTCAAAATTACCTTCTCTCCGCATCAGGAACGAGAAATGCGTGCCTTCCTCAAAGGAATGCAGCAGACTATTCCATTCGAAGTTTTTGAACGCCCTATGGATTAA
- the dnaX gene encoding DNA polymerase III subunit gamma/tau, with product MSTAALTTAYRPQRFADVAGQETVKSVLSRAAKEDKVAPAYLFSGTRGVGKTTIARIFAKALNCKNAPTNEPCNECEHCKKITQGMHVDVVEIDGASNRGIDDARRLRESIGYAAMEGRYKVFIIDEAHMLTRDAFNALLKTLEEPPKGVTFILATTESHKFPITIISRCQHYTFKMLTEQELVDHLTKILELEKREYDPAAVRLIARRAAGSVRDSMSLLGQVLALGNDRLEVADVRSILGLAGQELFFSVMEAMKNQDVVALSQVIRDILEQGVDIGFFLRELGNTWRNLFMLKQAGEQALPLLNLPEAEAQQWLALAPQFALSHVHACWQLTLEGQRRVLNSLEPAMALELLLLNLAFLPKLISTETLSRGTGTPQQAAGQRPAPQQSAPTTAPQAPTQMTPQAAPQMRQQVEPQQAPVQQSAPSQAQPPHRQQAQRQQPPHRQEPPHRQQQQRPQMQNSMQPSMPPMDIPPAELPPELGGANHSMSSPPPDLPPSGGGDGSSNNQPSDLTRWSEFLESCQKQDETGGKSLQYLAKATGKRVGDTLQITAAGRTQYDMLNDKDIIARLTRKANEWYGTKTVTLIEPATEARSYHELKEEIESDPAALLLKEELGAELLTFKHKDDPSRK from the coding sequence ATGAGTACAGCAGCATTAACCACAGCCTACAGACCTCAACGCTTTGCCGACGTTGCCGGACAGGAAACAGTAAAATCTGTTCTTTCCCGTGCAGCTAAAGAAGACAAAGTAGCTCCGGCCTACCTTTTCAGCGGCACACGCGGTGTTGGTAAAACAACCATTGCCCGTATTTTCGCAAAAGCACTTAACTGCAAGAACGCTCCGACAAACGAGCCGTGCAATGAGTGCGAACATTGCAAAAAAATTACACAGGGCATGCATGTAGATGTGGTGGAAATTGACGGTGCTTCCAACCGTGGTATCGACGATGCACGTAGACTGCGTGAATCCATCGGCTATGCAGCAATGGAAGGGCGTTACAAAGTTTTCATTATCGACGAAGCACACATGCTCACCCGTGACGCATTCAACGCGCTGCTCAAGACTCTTGAGGAACCGCCAAAAGGCGTCACTTTTATCCTCGCCACCACAGAATCGCATAAGTTCCCGATCACCATCATTAGCCGTTGTCAGCACTACACATTCAAGATGCTCACAGAACAGGAACTTGTAGATCATCTGACCAAAATTCTTGAGCTTGAAAAACGCGAATACGATCCCGCAGCCGTGCGTCTTATCGCACGCCGCGCAGCAGGTTCAGTGCGTGACTCCATGTCCCTGCTTGGACAGGTTCTTGCTCTGGGGAATGATCGCCTTGAAGTGGCAGATGTCCGTTCTATTCTTGGCCTTGCAGGACAGGAACTGTTCTTCAGCGTTATGGAGGCCATGAAAAATCAGGACGTTGTCGCCCTTTCTCAGGTTATCCGCGACATCCTCGAACAAGGCGTTGATATCGGCTTCTTCCTTCGCGAACTTGGCAACACATGGCGCAACCTGTTCATGCTAAAACAGGCAGGCGAACAAGCGCTGCCCCTGCTAAATCTTCCAGAAGCTGAAGCCCAACAATGGCTTGCTCTGGCACCGCAGTTTGCCTTGTCTCATGTACATGCCTGCTGGCAGTTGACTCTAGAAGGTCAGCGTCGCGTCTTGAATAGCCTTGAGCCAGCAATGGCGCTTGAATTGCTGCTGCTGAACCTTGCATTCCTGCCCAAACTTATTTCTACAGAAACGCTTTCCCGTGGAACAGGTACTCCACAGCAAGCAGCAGGACAACGTCCAGCACCTCAACAGAGTGCCCCGACAACAGCACCACAGGCTCCTACGCAGATGACGCCGCAAGCCGCTCCACAAATGCGACAGCAGGTGGAACCGCAGCAGGCTCCTGTACAGCAAAGTGCGCCATCACAAGCACAGCCGCCACACAGGCAACAGGCACAACGTCAGCAACCTCCTCATCGGCAGGAGCCACCACATAGGCAACAGCAACAGCGTCCACAAATGCAAAATAGTATGCAGCCGTCTATGCCCCCTATGGATATTCCTCCTGCGGAATTGCCACCGGAACTTGGCGGAGCGAACCACAGTATGAGCTCACCGCCACCGGACCTCCCGCCATCCGGCGGAGGAGATGGATCAAGTAATAATCAGCCGTCCGATCTTACCCGATGGAGCGAATTCTTAGAGTCCTGTCAAAAGCAGGACGAGACGGGCGGCAAGAGTTTACAATACCTCGCTAAGGCTACCGGTAAACGTGTCGGTGACACCTTGCAGATTACTGCTGCAGGACGCACCCAGTACGATATGTTAAATGACAAAGACATCATCGCTCGACTTACACGTAAAGCCAATGAATGGTACGGTACAAAAACCGTAACATTAATAGAGCCAGCCACAGAGGCGCGCAGCTATCACGAATTAAAAGAAGAAATTGAATCGGACCCGGCAGCACTGCTTCTTAAAGAAGAGTTGGGGGCAGAGTTGCTTACGTTCAAACATAAAGACGACCCAAGCCGGAAATAA